In Artemia franciscana chromosome 8, ASM3288406v1, whole genome shotgun sequence, a genomic segment contains:
- the LOC136030320 gene encoding terminal nucleotidyltransferase 5C-like isoform X3: protein MKGAIELNAEALSRLRNSSFSVMASKHLEVAAPYEPAFDLESVADSDSDSGVDLFADDDGKSSFSDRSKTHSVSPSRLTEVESETRFAVLSYEQVKRLNDVLTEPMAVYGRGNFPILDIKLCDLIRVVRSKLEADSVTVRDVRLNGGAASHVLASETALPYNDTDLIFNVELSSGRAYDRVKFATLSALLDFLPEGVSKNRMSTCSIKEAYVSKMIKVTEGDRWSLISLGSKSQGKNVELKFVDTMKRQFEFSVDSFQIVLDSFLVFQECAHMPISESFYPTVIGDSVYGDIREALLHLHKRLIATRAPEEIRGGGLLKYCNLLVQDYRPASPKELKQMERYMCSRFFIDFSDIMQQKNKLETYLWNHFRGSDPALVYDYLMILYTVVDESTVCLMGHERRQTLSLIEELGYSIYYGDLNRVFVPQPCVPPQAYYYPQSYYYPAIPSLAPAKAQKEVESQDPTSCSCQCHNSCKTQQCS from the coding sequence aaaggAGCCATTGAATTGAATGCTGAAGCATTGAGCCGACTTCGAAACTCCAGCTTCTCAGTCATGGCTTCAAAACATCTTGAAGTTGCTGCTCCCTATGAACCGGCTTTTGATTTGGAATCGGTGGCTGATTCGGATTCTGACAGTGGTGTTGATCTCTTTGCTGATGATGATGGAAAATCTTCCTTTTCTGATCGCTCTAAGACGCACAGCGTCAGTCCGTCACGTCTGACTGAAGTTGAGAGTGAAACTCGTTTTGCTGTTCTTAGTTATGAGCAGGTAAAGCGTCTGAATGACGTCCTCACCGAGCCTATGGCTGTTTATGGACGGGGAAATTTCCCTATTTTAGATATAAAATTGTGTGATCTGATTCGTGTAGTTCGATCAAAACTAGAGGCAGATTCTGTAACTGTCAGGGACGTTCGCCTAAATGGTGGCGCTGCCTCACACGTCCTAGCTTCAGAAACAGCACTACCTTATAACGACACGGACCTTATATTTAATGTTGAACTAAGCTCTGGGCGTGCTTATGATAGAGTAAAATTTGCAACCCTGTCTGCTCTGCTagactttttgccagaaggagtGTCAAAGAATCGAATGTCAACATGTAGTATTAAGGAAGCCTATGTGAGTAAGATGATAAAAGTAACAGAAGGAGATAGATGGTCCCTCATATCCTTGGGGTCGAAATCTCAAGGAAAGAACGTCGAGTTGAAATTTGTGGATACAATGAAACGTCAGTTTGAATTCTCAGTAGATTCATTTCAAATAGTGCTGGatagttttttagtattccaaGAGTGTGCACACATGCCAATTAGTGAATCGTTTTATCCAACAGTTATTGGAGACTCTGTTTATGGTGATATTAGAGAAGCATTGTTGCATTTGCATAAAAGACTGATTGCAACACGAGCTCCTGAAGAGATTCGCGGGGGTGGACTCTTGAAGTACTGCAACTTACTTGTACAGGACTATAGACCCGCATCTCCCAAAGAGTTGAAACAAATGGAACGGTATATGTGCTCTAGATTTTTCATTGATTTCTCAGACATAatgcaacaaaaaaacaaacttgaaaCATATTTATGGAACCATTTCCGCGGTAGTGATCCTGCTCTTGTGTATGATTATTTAATGATCTTGTATACGGTTGTTGATGAATCCACGGTTTGCCTAATGGGACATGAAAGACGACAAACGTTGTCACTCATTGAAGAACTCGGTTACAGTATCTATTATGGGGACCTGAATCGTGTTTTTGTACCGCAACCATGCGTTCCCCCACAAGCATATTATTACCCTCAGAGTTATTATTATCCAGCTATACCATCTTTGGCACCTGCAAAAGCCCAAAAAGAAGTTGAAAGTCAGGATCCGACCTCTTGTTCTTGTCAATGTCATAACTCTTGCAAAACCCAACAGTgtagttga
- the LOC136030320 gene encoding terminal nucleotidyltransferase 5C-like isoform X1, which yields MSFNIMQKGAIELNAEALSRLRNSSFSVMASKHLEVAAPYEPAFDLESVADSDSDSGVDLFADDDGKSSFSDRSKTHSVSPSRLTEVESETRFAVLSYEQVKRLNDVLTEPMAVYGRGNFPILDIKLCDLIRVVRSKLEADSVTVRDVRLNGGAASHVLASETALPYNDTDLIFNVELSSGRAYDRVKFATLSALLDFLPEGVSKNRMSTCSIKEAYVSKMIKVTEGDRWSLISLGSKSQGKNVELKFVDTMKRQFEFSVDSFQIVLDSFLVFQECAHMPISESFYPTVIGDSVYGDIREALLHLHKRLIATRAPEEIRGGGLLKYCNLLVQDYRPASPKELKQMERYMCSRFFIDFSDIMQQKNKLETYLWNHFRGSDPALVYDYLMILYTVVDESTVCLMGHERRQTLSLIEELGYSIYYGDLNRVFVPQPCVPPQAYYYPQSYYYPAIPSLAPAKAQKEVESQDPTSCSCQCHNSCKTQQCS from the coding sequence aaaggAGCCATTGAATTGAATGCTGAAGCATTGAGCCGACTTCGAAACTCCAGCTTCTCAGTCATGGCTTCAAAACATCTTGAAGTTGCTGCTCCCTATGAACCGGCTTTTGATTTGGAATCGGTGGCTGATTCGGATTCTGACAGTGGTGTTGATCTCTTTGCTGATGATGATGGAAAATCTTCCTTTTCTGATCGCTCTAAGACGCACAGCGTCAGTCCGTCACGTCTGACTGAAGTTGAGAGTGAAACTCGTTTTGCTGTTCTTAGTTATGAGCAGGTAAAGCGTCTGAATGACGTCCTCACCGAGCCTATGGCTGTTTATGGACGGGGAAATTTCCCTATTTTAGATATAAAATTGTGTGATCTGATTCGTGTAGTTCGATCAAAACTAGAGGCAGATTCTGTAACTGTCAGGGACGTTCGCCTAAATGGTGGCGCTGCCTCACACGTCCTAGCTTCAGAAACAGCACTACCTTATAACGACACGGACCTTATATTTAATGTTGAACTAAGCTCTGGGCGTGCTTATGATAGAGTAAAATTTGCAACCCTGTCTGCTCTGCTagactttttgccagaaggagtGTCAAAGAATCGAATGTCAACATGTAGTATTAAGGAAGCCTATGTGAGTAAGATGATAAAAGTAACAGAAGGAGATAGATGGTCCCTCATATCCTTGGGGTCGAAATCTCAAGGAAAGAACGTCGAGTTGAAATTTGTGGATACAATGAAACGTCAGTTTGAATTCTCAGTAGATTCATTTCAAATAGTGCTGGatagttttttagtattccaaGAGTGTGCACACATGCCAATTAGTGAATCGTTTTATCCAACAGTTATTGGAGACTCTGTTTATGGTGATATTAGAGAAGCATTGTTGCATTTGCATAAAAGACTGATTGCAACACGAGCTCCTGAAGAGATTCGCGGGGGTGGACTCTTGAAGTACTGCAACTTACTTGTACAGGACTATAGACCCGCATCTCCCAAAGAGTTGAAACAAATGGAACGGTATATGTGCTCTAGATTTTTCATTGATTTCTCAGACATAatgcaacaaaaaaacaaacttgaaaCATATTTATGGAACCATTTCCGCGGTAGTGATCCTGCTCTTGTGTATGATTATTTAATGATCTTGTATACGGTTGTTGATGAATCCACGGTTTGCCTAATGGGACATGAAAGACGACAAACGTTGTCACTCATTGAAGAACTCGGTTACAGTATCTATTATGGGGACCTGAATCGTGTTTTTGTACCGCAACCATGCGTTCCCCCACAAGCATATTATTACCCTCAGAGTTATTATTATCCAGCTATACCATCTTTGGCACCTGCAAAAGCCCAAAAAGAAGTTGAAAGTCAGGATCCGACCTCTTGTTCTTGTCAATGTCATAACTCTTGCAAAACCCAACAGTgtagttga
- the LOC136030320 gene encoding terminal nucleotidyltransferase 5C-like isoform X2 produces the protein MIEQKGAIELNAEALSRLRNSSFSVMASKHLEVAAPYEPAFDLESVADSDSDSGVDLFADDDGKSSFSDRSKTHSVSPSRLTEVESETRFAVLSYEQVKRLNDVLTEPMAVYGRGNFPILDIKLCDLIRVVRSKLEADSVTVRDVRLNGGAASHVLASETALPYNDTDLIFNVELSSGRAYDRVKFATLSALLDFLPEGVSKNRMSTCSIKEAYVSKMIKVTEGDRWSLISLGSKSQGKNVELKFVDTMKRQFEFSVDSFQIVLDSFLVFQECAHMPISESFYPTVIGDSVYGDIREALLHLHKRLIATRAPEEIRGGGLLKYCNLLVQDYRPASPKELKQMERYMCSRFFIDFSDIMQQKNKLETYLWNHFRGSDPALVYDYLMILYTVVDESTVCLMGHERRQTLSLIEELGYSIYYGDLNRVFVPQPCVPPQAYYYPQSYYYPAIPSLAPAKAQKEVESQDPTSCSCQCHNSCKTQQCS, from the exons ATGATAGAACAG aaaggAGCCATTGAATTGAATGCTGAAGCATTGAGCCGACTTCGAAACTCCAGCTTCTCAGTCATGGCTTCAAAACATCTTGAAGTTGCTGCTCCCTATGAACCGGCTTTTGATTTGGAATCGGTGGCTGATTCGGATTCTGACAGTGGTGTTGATCTCTTTGCTGATGATGATGGAAAATCTTCCTTTTCTGATCGCTCTAAGACGCACAGCGTCAGTCCGTCACGTCTGACTGAAGTTGAGAGTGAAACTCGTTTTGCTGTTCTTAGTTATGAGCAGGTAAAGCGTCTGAATGACGTCCTCACCGAGCCTATGGCTGTTTATGGACGGGGAAATTTCCCTATTTTAGATATAAAATTGTGTGATCTGATTCGTGTAGTTCGATCAAAACTAGAGGCAGATTCTGTAACTGTCAGGGACGTTCGCCTAAATGGTGGCGCTGCCTCACACGTCCTAGCTTCAGAAACAGCACTACCTTATAACGACACGGACCTTATATTTAATGTTGAACTAAGCTCTGGGCGTGCTTATGATAGAGTAAAATTTGCAACCCTGTCTGCTCTGCTagactttttgccagaaggagtGTCAAAGAATCGAATGTCAACATGTAGTATTAAGGAAGCCTATGTGAGTAAGATGATAAAAGTAACAGAAGGAGATAGATGGTCCCTCATATCCTTGGGGTCGAAATCTCAAGGAAAGAACGTCGAGTTGAAATTTGTGGATACAATGAAACGTCAGTTTGAATTCTCAGTAGATTCATTTCAAATAGTGCTGGatagttttttagtattccaaGAGTGTGCACACATGCCAATTAGTGAATCGTTTTATCCAACAGTTATTGGAGACTCTGTTTATGGTGATATTAGAGAAGCATTGTTGCATTTGCATAAAAGACTGATTGCAACACGAGCTCCTGAAGAGATTCGCGGGGGTGGACTCTTGAAGTACTGCAACTTACTTGTACAGGACTATAGACCCGCATCTCCCAAAGAGTTGAAACAAATGGAACGGTATATGTGCTCTAGATTTTTCATTGATTTCTCAGACATAatgcaacaaaaaaacaaacttgaaaCATATTTATGGAACCATTTCCGCGGTAGTGATCCTGCTCTTGTGTATGATTATTTAATGATCTTGTATACGGTTGTTGATGAATCCACGGTTTGCCTAATGGGACATGAAAGACGACAAACGTTGTCACTCATTGAAGAACTCGGTTACAGTATCTATTATGGGGACCTGAATCGTGTTTTTGTACCGCAACCATGCGTTCCCCCACAAGCATATTATTACCCTCAGAGTTATTATTATCCAGCTATACCATCTTTGGCACCTGCAAAAGCCCAAAAAGAAGTTGAAAGTCAGGATCCGACCTCTTGTTCTTGTCAATGTCATAACTCTTGCAAAACCCAACAGTgtagttga
- the LOC136030320 gene encoding terminal nucleotidyltransferase 5C-like isoform X5, which produces MASKHLEVAAPYEPAFDLESVADSDSDSGVDLFADDDGKSSFSDRSKTHSVSPSRLTEVESETRFAVLSYEQVKRLNDVLTEPMAVYGRGNFPILDIKLCDLIRVVRSKLEADSVTVRDVRLNGGAASHVLASETALPYNDTDLIFNVELSSGRAYDRVKFATLSALLDFLPEGVSKNRMSTCSIKEAYVSKMIKVTEGDRWSLISLGSKSQGKNVELKFVDTMKRQFEFSVDSFQIVLDSFLVFQECAHMPISESFYPTVIGDSVYGDIREALLHLHKRLIATRAPEEIRGGGLLKYCNLLVQDYRPASPKELKQMERYMCSRFFIDFSDIMQQKNKLETYLWNHFRGSDPALVYDYLMILYTVVDESTVCLMGHERRQTLSLIEELGYSIYYGDLNRVFVPQPCVPPQAYYYPQSYYYPAIPSLAPAKAQKEVESQDPTSCSCQCHNSCKTQQCS; this is translated from the coding sequence ATGGCTTCAAAACATCTTGAAGTTGCTGCTCCCTATGAACCGGCTTTTGATTTGGAATCGGTGGCTGATTCGGATTCTGACAGTGGTGTTGATCTCTTTGCTGATGATGATGGAAAATCTTCCTTTTCTGATCGCTCTAAGACGCACAGCGTCAGTCCGTCACGTCTGACTGAAGTTGAGAGTGAAACTCGTTTTGCTGTTCTTAGTTATGAGCAGGTAAAGCGTCTGAATGACGTCCTCACCGAGCCTATGGCTGTTTATGGACGGGGAAATTTCCCTATTTTAGATATAAAATTGTGTGATCTGATTCGTGTAGTTCGATCAAAACTAGAGGCAGATTCTGTAACTGTCAGGGACGTTCGCCTAAATGGTGGCGCTGCCTCACACGTCCTAGCTTCAGAAACAGCACTACCTTATAACGACACGGACCTTATATTTAATGTTGAACTAAGCTCTGGGCGTGCTTATGATAGAGTAAAATTTGCAACCCTGTCTGCTCTGCTagactttttgccagaaggagtGTCAAAGAATCGAATGTCAACATGTAGTATTAAGGAAGCCTATGTGAGTAAGATGATAAAAGTAACAGAAGGAGATAGATGGTCCCTCATATCCTTGGGGTCGAAATCTCAAGGAAAGAACGTCGAGTTGAAATTTGTGGATACAATGAAACGTCAGTTTGAATTCTCAGTAGATTCATTTCAAATAGTGCTGGatagttttttagtattccaaGAGTGTGCACACATGCCAATTAGTGAATCGTTTTATCCAACAGTTATTGGAGACTCTGTTTATGGTGATATTAGAGAAGCATTGTTGCATTTGCATAAAAGACTGATTGCAACACGAGCTCCTGAAGAGATTCGCGGGGGTGGACTCTTGAAGTACTGCAACTTACTTGTACAGGACTATAGACCCGCATCTCCCAAAGAGTTGAAACAAATGGAACGGTATATGTGCTCTAGATTTTTCATTGATTTCTCAGACATAatgcaacaaaaaaacaaacttgaaaCATATTTATGGAACCATTTCCGCGGTAGTGATCCTGCTCTTGTGTATGATTATTTAATGATCTTGTATACGGTTGTTGATGAATCCACGGTTTGCCTAATGGGACATGAAAGACGACAAACGTTGTCACTCATTGAAGAACTCGGTTACAGTATCTATTATGGGGACCTGAATCGTGTTTTTGTACCGCAACCATGCGTTCCCCCACAAGCATATTATTACCCTCAGAGTTATTATTATCCAGCTATACCATCTTTGGCACCTGCAAAAGCCCAAAAAGAAGTTGAAAGTCAGGATCCGACCTCTTGTTCTTGTCAATGTCATAACTCTTGCAAAACCCAACAGTgtagttga